From a region of the Hyalangium minutum genome:
- a CDS encoding type I polyketide synthase, whose amino-acid sequence MRDPIAIVGIGCRFPGGAKSPRHLWELLTQGRSSIIEVPKERWDHRRYYDPDPDKPGKTYVRSGGFLQEPIDVFDAAFFSISPREAATLDPQQRLLAEVAWESLEDAGFPPDSLAGSQTGVYVGGFMLDSMLTHMGPMNRELIGPHTAVGSTMTVLSNRLSFMFDFRGPSISLDTACSSSLVAVHLACQDLWSGTTTLGLAGGVNVMFRPEIFVAMSKGKFLSADGYSKSFDARADGYGRGEGAGIVVLKRLADAVRDNDRIYALIRGTGVNQDGHSDSMTAPSARAQEALVRQVCASASLDPTELHAFEAHGTGTAVGDPAEMGGLGAVSKRSSGPGPWVGSLKASIGHLEAAAGVAGLIKASLCLQHRQLPPQANLQKLNPAIPFENLGLRVPQRLEALEPRNGESLKMGVNSFGYGGTNAHCLLEQAPPSGAHALSSEAQAKRTVSLSAPVLLPLSARSPEALRALARDYASLLSAPDSAPLTDICFSAATRRSHHEHRLALVATEDAAGLAARLESFAANNPAEDGASGRVLPPAAAAKPVFVFTGMGPQWWAMGRELYERDALFRSTLDRCDAIFQRLAGWSLLAQMLADEKSSNMARTDIAQPANAFLQIGLLELWRRAGVEPAAVVGHSAGEVASAYAAGRFTLEQAMLVIYERSRIQAKAAGLGKLLAVGLTEEGARAAIRGREHAVSIAAINGPGAVTLSGDAKVIEEISAELEARGVFQRILKVEVPYHSPAMDPLKPELRRCLATLQPSAGNLPTYSTVTGGLVEGVSYDAEYWCNNIREPTLFAKAVGQLLKDGYRLFLELGPHPVLLGSIKECCAEARVEGRMFSSLKRQEPEQKTFAKALAELYVAGARISWAGLYPEGSRFTRLPSYPWQREKHWHESEEALTDRRAANEHALLGARISAPTPTWERGLNARFLPCLADHRVRGSLVVPGAAYVELALGLRRELGLSEPHMLEDMRFENALVVAGNDEPVVRTTYDEATQTVAIYSRPRDVRTTWTRHATARLRRSLLAPPPEHVPLASLPVSAAPQLDTEKLYRLLGARGLDYGPSLRGIRWLRRGETELLAELKLPDSEAARISADPSIVLDPVWLDPCFQAMVAWLPEDEQRLYLPMGCRSIRCSRLPDPREPLFCHAQIRKRTADALVSDITLLDGGGQVVAKLVGVECAALADAEEKAPRPSYYDWTYEHVFEEARPEEAGAKSSGGWIVFADRGGLGAELVRALERSGVQDIVQVVRGEAFARESATRFQVRPGEAEDAGRLVDALGLARFRNIAYLFGLDASQVADAGDVLEFLRVVMAVAPGEGASLRIITRDAQRAIPEDAVSSLAAAPLIGFSRVVAAEFPHLRTRTVDLPQGASAAQPELIERLARELLAETQEDEVALRDTRKFVRRLKQRPLPEWEEFTKEPGGSEGGEQVFELALDGSERRPRKASRRQPGRGEIEIKVSSVTLTLGAAAQGRRSTTSLWPVELGGVVVAVGEDTPGFAPGQRVQALLAQEPSVIGTHTLVRLGRDWISAGAAQGRLLPFLAAESALHAHGRLQPGERLLVLGNSAGIGSAVLELGRAAGAQIAAVLDPETEPAPQGIRVFDRRSATLTDEIREWTGGSGVELLVNASRDPEPTLTSVLGDFGRFVDAGPIAPADGLFATAWPRGISCSRVDVAAMLQQRPQEAAARLQSVLGRFGELPALSSESWPATRAGDARRWLSEHARQEGIARLTLSFTEAGPVALAPAADERLFDANATYLVTGGFGGFGLALARWMVTEGARHLVLTGRKGASTPEARQLVQDLEAAGVRVTGVAADVSNRDDMRALFARLDATHPPLKGVLHTAAVLDDAPLPELNLERLQRVMAPKAGGAWILHELTQDRPLDFFVLFSSVAALIGNPRQGNYVAANTFLDALAEHRAARGLAATSIHWGVLGEIGMAQEEAVRAYLESLGLHAMPPASVLAALKRVLRIRTPQIGIFDVSWPKLGRAAPNLGRIARTAHLIGDSQDGAQSDAEALRRHLAELSPEARQPEIERFLAERLSLILQIPVERVDPQKPLSALGVDSLLSMQIQGAIREALGVEIPVLELLRGASLVQVASTVSAKFGGPASVAPAPAPVTAESQIERQVNNMSEGEVETILRAMLEAQEAQGRVKS is encoded by the coding sequence GTGCGTGACCCCATCGCGATTGTTGGAATCGGTTGCCGGTTTCCAGGAGGTGCGAAGTCGCCTCGTCACCTCTGGGAACTGCTTACACAAGGACGCAGCAGCATCATCGAGGTTCCGAAGGAACGCTGGGATCATCGCCGCTATTACGATCCGGATCCGGACAAGCCGGGCAAGACGTACGTCCGCTCCGGCGGTTTCCTGCAGGAGCCGATCGACGTCTTCGACGCCGCCTTCTTCTCCATCTCGCCACGGGAGGCGGCGACGCTCGATCCCCAGCAGCGCCTGCTCGCCGAGGTAGCCTGGGAGAGCCTCGAGGACGCGGGGTTCCCGCCAGACAGCCTGGCGGGCAGCCAGACCGGCGTCTACGTGGGCGGGTTCATGCTCGACAGCATGCTCACGCACATGGGGCCGATGAACCGCGAGCTGATCGGTCCTCATACCGCAGTTGGGTCGACCATGACGGTGCTCTCCAACCGTCTGTCCTTCATGTTCGACTTCCGGGGGCCGAGCATCTCGCTGGACACGGCATGCTCCTCCTCGCTCGTCGCCGTCCACCTTGCTTGCCAGGACTTGTGGAGCGGTACGACGACGCTCGGGCTGGCCGGTGGCGTCAACGTCATGTTCCGGCCCGAGATCTTCGTGGCCATGAGCAAGGGCAAGTTCCTGTCGGCCGATGGTTACTCCAAGAGCTTCGACGCGCGCGCGGACGGCTATGGCCGGGGAGAAGGCGCTGGCATCGTGGTGCTCAAGCGGCTCGCCGACGCGGTGCGCGACAACGACCGCATCTACGCGCTGATCCGAGGGACGGGCGTCAATCAGGACGGGCACAGTGACTCGATGACGGCGCCAAGCGCGCGCGCCCAGGAGGCGCTGGTGCGCCAGGTGTGCGCCAGCGCTTCGCTGGATCCCACCGAGCTCCATGCCTTCGAGGCCCATGGGACCGGAACCGCCGTCGGAGATCCCGCGGAGATGGGCGGGCTGGGCGCGGTGTCGAAGCGGTCCAGTGGGCCGGGGCCGTGGGTCGGATCGCTCAAGGCCAGCATCGGGCACCTCGAGGCGGCGGCCGGCGTGGCGGGGTTGATCAAGGCGAGCCTGTGCCTGCAGCACCGGCAGCTTCCGCCGCAAGCCAACCTCCAGAAGCTTAACCCGGCCATCCCCTTCGAGAACCTGGGGCTCCGGGTTCCGCAGCGGCTCGAGGCGCTCGAGCCCAGGAATGGCGAATCCCTGAAGATGGGCGTCAACTCGTTCGGCTATGGCGGGACGAACGCGCACTGCCTGCTCGAGCAGGCGCCCCCCAGCGGCGCGCACGCTCTCTCCTCGGAGGCGCAGGCGAAGCGCACCGTGAGCTTGTCAGCGCCAGTGCTTCTGCCGCTCTCGGCGCGCAGCCCCGAGGCGCTCCGCGCGCTCGCTCGAGACTACGCCAGCCTTCTCTCCGCTCCGGACTCCGCGCCGCTCACGGACATCTGCTTCTCCGCGGCGACCCGGCGGAGCCACCACGAGCACCGCCTCGCCCTGGTGGCCACCGAGGACGCGGCCGGGCTCGCGGCCCGGTTGGAGTCCTTCGCCGCCAACAATCCCGCGGAGGACGGCGCATCGGGCCGCGTGCTCCCTCCGGCGGCGGCGGCAAAGCCGGTCTTCGTGTTCACCGGGATGGGGCCCCAGTGGTGGGCCATGGGCCGCGAGCTCTATGAGCGGGACGCGCTGTTCCGCTCCACGCTCGATCGCTGCGACGCCATCTTCCAGCGGCTGGCGGGCTGGTCGTTGCTGGCGCAGATGCTCGCCGACGAGAAGTCCTCCAACATGGCGCGGACGGACATCGCGCAGCCCGCGAACGCGTTCCTGCAGATCGGCCTGCTCGAGCTCTGGCGGCGCGCAGGCGTCGAGCCCGCCGCAGTGGTAGGCCACAGCGCGGGCGAGGTTGCCTCCGCCTACGCCGCGGGGCGCTTCACCCTGGAGCAGGCCATGCTCGTGATCTACGAGCGGAGCCGGATCCAGGCGAAGGCGGCGGGTCTTGGCAAGCTGCTGGCGGTGGGGCTCACCGAGGAGGGGGCCCGCGCCGCCATCCGAGGGCGTGAGCACGCGGTCTCGATCGCCGCGATCAACGGGCCTGGCGCGGTGACCCTCTCCGGCGACGCCAAGGTGATCGAGGAGATCTCGGCCGAGCTCGAGGCCCGCGGCGTCTTCCAGCGCATCTTGAAGGTCGAGGTGCCCTACCACAGCCCCGCGATGGATCCGCTCAAGCCGGAGCTTCGCCGGTGTCTCGCCACGCTCCAGCCCTCGGCGGGGAACCTTCCCACCTACTCCACGGTCACGGGCGGGCTCGTGGAGGGCGTGTCCTATGACGCCGAGTACTGGTGCAACAACATCCGCGAGCCCACGCTCTTCGCGAAGGCCGTCGGCCAGCTCTTGAAGGACGGCTACCGGCTCTTCCTCGAGCTGGGCCCCCATCCCGTGCTGCTGGGCTCCATCAAGGAGTGCTGCGCGGAGGCCCGTGTCGAGGGACGGATGTTCTCCTCGCTCAAGCGGCAGGAGCCCGAGCAGAAGACCTTCGCCAAGGCCCTGGCGGAGCTCTATGTCGCCGGAGCCCGGATCTCGTGGGCCGGGCTCTATCCCGAAGGCAGCCGCTTCACCCGGCTCCCGAGCTATCCCTGGCAGCGGGAGAAGCACTGGCACGAGTCCGAGGAGGCGCTCACGGACCGCCGGGCCGCGAACGAGCATGCCTTGCTCGGAGCCAGGATCTCCGCGCCCACGCCCACCTGGGAGCGCGGGTTGAACGCGCGATTCCTGCCCTGCCTCGCGGATCACCGCGTCCGGGGCTCGCTCGTCGTCCCAGGTGCCGCCTACGTCGAGCTGGCGCTCGGCCTGCGCCGCGAGCTGGGGCTCTCCGAGCCCCACATGTTGGAGGACATGCGGTTCGAGAACGCGCTCGTCGTCGCTGGAAACGATGAGCCCGTGGTCCGGACCACCTATGACGAGGCGACCCAGACGGTGGCGATCTACAGCCGCCCCCGCGATGTCCGCACCACCTGGACGCGGCACGCCACCGCGCGCCTCCGCCGGAGCCTCCTGGCGCCTCCGCCGGAGCACGTCCCGCTTGCCAGTCTTCCCGTCTCCGCCGCTCCCCAGCTCGACACGGAGAAGCTCTACCGGCTGCTCGGCGCGCGGGGCCTCGACTATGGCCCCAGCCTCCGCGGCATCCGCTGGTTGCGGCGCGGTGAGACAGAGCTCCTCGCCGAGCTCAAGCTCCCCGACTCGGAGGCAGCGCGGATCTCCGCCGACCCGAGCATCGTCCTGGATCCGGTCTGGCTGGATCCTTGCTTCCAGGCCATGGTGGCCTGGCTGCCCGAGGATGAGCAGCGGCTCTACCTCCCGATGGGGTGCCGGAGCATCCGATGCTCCCGCCTGCCCGATCCCCGAGAGCCGCTGTTCTGTCACGCGCAGATCCGGAAGCGGACGGCCGACGCGCTGGTGAGCGACATCACCTTGCTCGATGGCGGTGGCCAGGTGGTGGCCAAGCTTGTGGGCGTCGAGTGCGCCGCGCTCGCGGACGCCGAGGAGAAGGCTCCCAGGCCGTCGTACTACGACTGGACCTACGAGCACGTCTTCGAAGAGGCCCGGCCCGAAGAGGCGGGAGCGAAGAGCAGCGGCGGATGGATCGTGTTCGCAGATCGCGGCGGGCTGGGCGCCGAGCTCGTGCGTGCGCTCGAGCGCTCCGGCGTCCAGGACATCGTCCAGGTGGTGCGGGGTGAGGCGTTCGCCCGCGAGTCGGCCACGCGCTTCCAGGTTCGCCCTGGGGAGGCCGAGGACGCCGGTCGCCTCGTGGACGCGCTCGGCCTCGCGCGGTTCCGGAACATCGCCTATCTCTTCGGCCTGGATGCGAGCCAGGTGGCGGACGCGGGTGACGTGCTCGAGTTCCTCCGCGTGGTGATGGCGGTGGCGCCGGGGGAGGGTGCTTCGCTCCGCATCATCACGAGGGATGCGCAGCGAGCGATTCCAGAGGATGCGGTGTCCTCGCTCGCCGCTGCGCCCCTGATCGGCTTCTCGCGCGTGGTGGCGGCCGAGTTCCCCCATCTGCGGACGCGCACCGTGGATCTGCCCCAAGGCGCCTCCGCCGCGCAACCGGAGCTGATCGAGCGCCTGGCTCGCGAGCTCCTGGCAGAGACCCAGGAGGACGAGGTCGCGCTGCGTGACACCCGGAAGTTCGTCCGCCGCCTCAAGCAGAGGCCCCTCCCCGAGTGGGAGGAGTTCACGAAGGAGCCAGGAGGCTCCGAGGGTGGGGAGCAGGTCTTCGAGCTCGCCCTCGACGGCTCGGAGCGGCGGCCGAGGAAGGCCTCGCGGCGGCAGCCAGGACGGGGGGAGATCGAGATCAAGGTCTCCAGCGTGACGCTGACGCTCGGGGCTGCGGCTCAAGGCCGGCGCTCGACGACGTCCCTCTGGCCGGTGGAGCTGGGGGGAGTGGTGGTCGCGGTCGGTGAAGACACGCCAGGGTTCGCGCCCGGACAGCGGGTGCAGGCGCTGCTCGCGCAAGAGCCGTCCGTGATCGGGACGCACACGCTGGTGCGGTTGGGACGCGACTGGATCAGCGCGGGGGCCGCGCAGGGACGGCTGCTGCCATTCCTCGCCGCGGAGTCCGCGCTCCACGCCCACGGCCGGCTCCAGCCCGGAGAGCGGCTCCTGGTCCTCGGAAATTCCGCGGGGATTGGCTCCGCGGTGCTCGAGCTCGGGAGAGCCGCGGGCGCTCAGATCGCGGCGGTCCTGGACCCTGAGACCGAACCGGCGCCACAAGGGATCCGGGTCTTCGATCGGCGCTCCGCCACGCTCACGGACGAGATCCGGGAATGGACGGGGGGCAGCGGCGTGGAGCTCCTGGTGAATGCGTCGCGTGATCCAGAGCCCACCCTCACCAGCGTCCTCGGGGACTTCGGCCGCTTCGTCGATGCGGGTCCGATCGCACCGGCGGACGGACTCTTCGCCACCGCCTGGCCGCGAGGCATCTCCTGCTCCAGGGTGGATGTCGCGGCCATGCTGCAGCAGCGCCCCCAGGAGGCCGCCGCACGGCTTCAGTCCGTCCTCGGGCGCTTTGGAGAGCTCCCGGCACTCTCGTCGGAGAGCTGGCCGGCCACCCGCGCGGGCGACGCGCGGCGCTGGCTCTCGGAGCACGCACGGCAGGAGGGGATTGCCCGCCTCACGCTCTCGTTCACGGAGGCCGGGCCAGTCGCGCTCGCTCCCGCCGCCGACGAGCGCTTGTTCGATGCGAATGCGACCTACCTCGTGACCGGCGGCTTCGGGGGCTTCGGTCTCGCCCTGGCTCGCTGGATGGTCACCGAAGGCGCGCGCCACCTCGTGCTCACGGGCCGGAAGGGGGCTTCTACCCCCGAGGCAAGACAGCTCGTCCAGGACCTCGAGGCCGCTGGGGTTCGCGTCACCGGGGTGGCCGCCGACGTGAGCAACAGGGACGACATGCGCGCGCTGTTCGCACGGCTCGATGCCACGCACCCTCCGCTCAAGGGGGTGCTGCACACCGCGGCCGTGCTCGATGATGCACCGCTGCCCGAGCTGAACCTCGAGCGCCTCCAGCGCGTCATGGCTCCCAAGGCCGGCGGTGCGTGGATCCTCCACGAGCTGACGCAGGATCGCCCGCTGGACTTCTTCGTCCTGTTCTCCTCGGTCGCCGCCCTGATCGGCAATCCCCGGCAGGGCAACTACGTCGCCGCGAACACCTTCCTCGACGCGCTCGCGGAGCACCGCGCCGCTCGCGGCCTGGCAGCGACCAGCATCCACTGGGGCGTCCTCGGGGAGATCGGAATGGCTCAGGAGGAGGCGGTGCGTGCCTACCTCGAGTCCCTCGGCCTCCACGCCATGCCCCCCGCCTCGGTGCTGGCGGCGCTCAAGCGGGTGCTTCGGATCCGCACGCCCCAGATCGGGATCTTCGATGTCTCCTGGCCCAAGCTCGGGCGCGCCGCTCCGAACCTTGGCCGGATCGCGCGGACCGCGCACTTGATCGGAGACTCCCAGGATGGTGCGCAGAGCGACGCGGAGGCGCTCCGCCGTCACCTGGCGGAGCTGAGCCCGGAGGCACGACAGCCTGAGATCGAGCGCTTCCTCGCGGAACGCCTCTCCCTCATCCTCCAGATCCCGGTCGAGCGCGTGGATCCACAGAAGCCGCTGTCGGCGTTGGGCGTGGACTCCCTCTTGTCGATGCAGATCCAGGGGGCCATCCGCGAGGCGCTCGGCGTCGAGATTCCAGTGCTCGAGCTCCTTCGAGGAGCAAGCCTGGTGCAGGTGGCCAGCACCGTGTCCGCGAAGTTCGGCGGGCCCGCCTCCGTGGCACCCGCGCCGGCGCCTGTCACCGCGGAATCCCAGATCGAGCGGCAAGTGAACAACATGTCAGAGGGCGAAGTGGAGACGATCCTCCGTGCCATGCTTGAAGCCCAAGAAGCGCAGGGGAGGGTGAAGTCATGA